The Streptococcus mitis region TACAATCCAACCCTGGAACTCTGTCTCAATCTCGCCCGTAGCCTCCAAACTGACCTCAACAATCTCTTTTGGGAGGAAGATTTTTAAAAAAGGAGCAAACTCATGAAAAAAGAAACCTTCACTGAAAAACTCATCAAACGCACATACGGTATTTCTGGTCCCCTTGACGAATACAAACGGCGTGAGGCCGATCGTATTGGGAACCAAGTCTTTATCGTCCTCTTTTATCTGATGATTTTCGGAAATCTTATTCCACTCCTTCTGGCCTATAAATACCCTCAAGAAGTGGCTCTAATCTATCCTCCTCTGATTTTAGTGATTGCCCTCATCGCTGCTGGCTATGTCACCTACCAAATGAAAAAAACAGGGATTACAGCTATTGATCCAGATTTGCTGAGCGAGAAAGAAAGTAAGCAACTATACTACCCAGGTCTAAAAGCAGGTTTGTTCTTTGGTCTATGGATGTTTTTTATAACTCCTCTTCTCAGTATACTCATAGGTGAAGGTCAGGACTATTTTCATTCTCTCCTCACTATAAGAAATGGTGTATCAAGCATTCTCGGTTCTATCTTCTTCGGAGCGAGTATACAGTTCCTCATCTCCCGTCGCATTGCAAAAGCTAAGAAAGATCAAGATGAGGATTAGGAGGAAACTATGAAAAAAGAAAAGAAACAGTTACGTTATCCTGGTCTAAAAGCAGGTTCGATTTATGGAACAGTGATATTTTTTATAATTCCACTCATTGATACCCTAACAAGTGAAAATCCAAATTTTATTAGTTCTCTTCTAAATACAAAACATATTTTCAAAACTATACTGGGAGCTTTCTTTTTCGGAGTGATGATGCATATTGTCGACTCACTTCGTATTGCAAGAGCTAAAAAAGACCAGGATTAGGAGGTACCTTATGAAATCACTAATAACTTTACTATTCAGTCACATTTTTGTCAGCATCTTTATTACCTTCGTCCTGGTTTCTGGACATATTACGCGTCCTTTCTTGATCATTTTCCTTTTATTTCTTCCTTTGCTGAACAAGGGACAAATACTTCAGAAAATCCAATCCAAAAAAATACGACTTCTAAACGTATCTCTCTGTTTTATCCTCGTATCCTTCCCACAACTTTTAAGGAGTCCTGCAGATTGGAGATACCTAGTATTTCTAACAACCTGTATCATTTTTAGCTTGATTTACTTCTATACTTTCTATCAACTCGTTAAAGAAGTCAATCAAAAACCGCTCATTTAGGAGGTTACTAGCATGAAAAAAGAAGACTTCACCACTCGCCTACTTCGAAATTTCTTTCACATCCAAGGGCCTTTTGATGAATGCCGTCAAGAGGTTATCTACAAGGCTTGCGCCCGTTCTATGGTCCAAATCTTTTACTCTTCCTTCATTCTCTTCCTATTCTATATTTTGTTCGGACGCTTTATAGAAATTGTTCGAAATGTTATGCCCTACATCTATTTTGGACTCATTTGGTTCATGAGTATAAAAGCTCAAAGAGCCGTCCAAGAGCTTCATCTTGAAAAGGATGACAAGTCAGAAATCATCCTCAAAACCTACAGCAAAGCCCAAATCAAATTTAGGAGTTGGATTGTGTTTATCGGTATTCAGATTGGTCTCTTTACCTTACTCATCTTTCATAAGGTCTTCGTTCAACAGATGTCCCTTTCAGATTTTGGGAAGTTGCTCATGCAATTCGATAAAAGTGTTCCTTTCCTGATGTATGGCCTGATTATCGGTAGCATTTTTGGAACCCTGACCTACGGATTTCTATCCCTACAGGAGGAGAAAACTCCTAAACATACCAAACAGAAGGAGAAAAGCAAGCAATGACTTCACTATACGATTTTTCAGTCTTGAACCAAGACAATCAAACGATTCCCCTAGATTCCTATCGTGGTAAGGTTCTCTTGGTTGTCAACACTGCTACTGGATGCGGTTTAACGCCCCAGTACCAAGGACTTCAAGAACTCTATGATCGCTATCAAGACCAAGGTTTTGAGATTTTAGACTTCCCTTGCAATCAGTTTATGGGACAAGCACCGGGCAGCGCAGAGGAAATCAACACCTTCTGTAGCCTACATTATCAAACCACCTTCCCACGTTTTGCCAAGATCAAGGTCAACGGTAAGGAAGCAGATCCTCTCTATGTTTGGTTGAAAGACCAGAAATCTGGCCCACTAGGAAAACGAATCGAATGGAATTTCGCTAAGTTTCTCATCGGTCGTGATGGGCAGGTCTTTGAACGCTTCTCTTCCAAAACAGACCCAAAACAAATTGAAGAGGCCATACAAAAATTACTATAATTCACAATCTCACTATGATTAGGTTTCTTTTAGCCTGATGAATAGTGAGATTTTTTGATGGGCTTTGACTTAAATAGAAAAACACCCCATGATATGAACCATGAAGTGTTGTAAAAATGATACATTCATAGCGGACAAGGCACTACTGACTGCTATTCTTGACTCCTGAGTATGTATAGGTCCTATTTCTGGGACACGCTTTTTCCGTTACCACCCTAAAATAAAAGCTATGCTCCCGACCATCCTTGGCATTTTCCTTGTTTAAGACAAAGTGGTTTTTCTGATTCATCGCCATGGTTCGTAGGATGTCATCAATCAAGAAAGTCAAGGGTACGTTCATGGCAGAGTATTTTTGAAAATCCTCTTCAAAACGAATATAGTCATCTGAAAAATAATCCATCTGAAGTTTGTTTTCATACAGCTCTTTTCTAGTCATAAACTCCCTCCTCCCACAGCCGAATTTCTAGAATATCAGCAATCTCTATCATCCTATAACCCTCGTTTGTCCTAATAGATAGGGATTTAGAAGATAATTCTCTTACCTTACCAATGATAGTGGCTTTCTGCTTCTTTTCCTTTACCACAAAACTTCCCTTAAGTTGGCTAACATAAAGCTGAGAAAGTAAATGTAGTTTCTCAACTGGGTCCAAATCCGTAGAAAAATCAACCCGATTTTTTTCTTCCCTAAGCGAACTGGTGTGTTCTGAGAGGTAAAATCCCATCCACTTCTGCATACCTGGATCTTGATAATCTCGCGCAGATTGAAAAGGTAAATAAGAACGATCAATCATTGTAATCCATCTAATCCTCCAGCAGAATGTCCTCCAATCAGCTTGCTTCTAGCAAGACTCCTAGAGGCCTCTTCCAGTGCATTGGCCTTTAAGAGAGAAGTGAAACCAAATTGTTCCCGAATGGAGTCAATGGCCGTCTGGAGCCTTTCTTCTTTTTCTAACTTGTCAACATCATCAAAGAGAGATATCAAACCAAAGGACTCGTCTACAAAGCCTGAATAGTTTACACCGACACTTCTGACTGCTCCAGAAGTGTATTTGCTATGAAATAACTTCAAAACATAATTCGTTAAGACAGCTATATTATTGGTCGGTTCGACCTTCATTTGTGTGTGAATAGACGGTCTGACCTCTTCTTTAGAGAAACCGATATAGATGGAGACAAGGGTTGTTTTCTTGCCCGCTCTTCTCAATCTAATAGCCACCTGCTCCGCCATTTCTCGAAAAATAATTTCAATATCCCGTAGCTTCACGTAGTCTCTCGGCAAGATTTGAGAATTCCCCAAGCCCTTGGATTTGGCTTTATAGGGCTTATGAACATTGCTCTCATCAATCCCGTTAGCATGAAACCACAAACGCAGACCAGCCTGACCCAGAGCTTTCTTTAACTGGTCTGGATTGCTGGTTGCCAATTCCTTGATAGAAAAAATCCCCAGAGCATGCAAGCGTTTCTCCATCCGCCTGCCAATTCCCCAAAAGTCGGTCATCTTGGGAATGGACCAGACCTTCTCTTCCACATCCTGGTAAGACCAGTTGGCCCTCATGGTCGGAGTGTGCTTGGCCTCATTATCCAGAGCCAACTTGGCCAGTAAAGGATTGGCATTTGACATGCCTACTGTAGAGTAGATCCCTGTCTGCCTCCAAATATCCCTCTGAATACGAGCAGAAAGCAGATTCAGCTTGTTTTTGCGAGAGAGACTCTTATCTGGTATGAAATAGTTGAGCGAACTAGTCAGATCAATAAAGCCCTCATCGATAGAGTAGGGATAAATATCATCTGGACTGCCATAGTTTTGAAAGATTCGCTGGATTTCCATATTGACTGCAATGTACTCGTCCATCCTGGGTGGCACAATCAAGGTCACTTGGGCCCAATCTTCGATGTAGCGAACATAGTCCGAGTCAGTCGGTAGTCCCTGCTTTCTAGCATTATAGTAGGAAAATTTGCGGGTCTTGATATCAAAGGGCAGATCATAGGCCCGACCAACATTTGATTTGCCAAAAATCTTCTTAAACATTGGAGAGGAGGCTAGAATAAGACCAGTGGAATTATCCGCGCGACTCATGACACAAAGCGAGGTTTTCAGCGGATGTAAGCCCCTTTTCACGCACTCAACACTGGCATAAAAGGATTTCATATCGACAAAGGCAATGTCACTTTTGGGCTCTCTGGAATAATCAAAGTAGCCCATTGGCTATCCCTCCATCGGCACAAAGTTCCCAACGATAATCCCCACAATCCGAGGATCTTCCTCATAGGAGATGAAAATATCCTTGTATTTAGGATTGATAGAGACCAGACGCAATCCATTCTCCTCTCGATAGACCCGTTTGATATAGGTCTGGTTGTTGCAAACCACTGCATAGACCGCCCCATCATAGTCAAATCCTGTCTCTCGAATCAGAGCCACTGAACCATTTTGGTATTTAGGTTCCATGGAGTCCCCAGACACCCATGACGCAAAATCATGAGCTAGTTCCTCATTAAAGTAAACCGTATCAAAATTCTGATCATCGTAGACCGAAGCTCCGATTCCCGCAGACATGCGTTCGTAGACACGGTACTCGTAAAGTCTCTCTGGTATAGCTATCACTTTCTGGACTTGTTCCTCTTGAGCCAGGTCGCGAGCATAGAGAACAACCTTCTCCTTCCCTTGCTTGGAGAGGCTATGGTAGAGACGGACAATCTCAATCTGAGTGAAATAGCCTTTTGCGACTTTTAAAATGTTTTCTAGCTGGGACACCTTCTCCTTGGACGGTTCCTTGATTCCACGTTCCCAAGCCGAGTAAGCCTGGAAGCTAACCCCAAGTTGCTCTGCAATTTCCTTCTGTGTTAATTTTAACTCTTTCCTACGAGCCTTGAGTTTTTCTGGCTGATACATACTTCATCTCCTAGTATAGAACCTTGTCTTAAATAATTTTCCTTAGAAAAACTAATCTTTAGTTGAGTCACTTTTACAACTCAACCAATTTGGTTTAGTTTTATTATATAAAAAAAGTAGACAAATGTCCACTAGGAAAATCAGAAACATCGTGAGTTTTATACTCAATGAAAATCAAAGAGCAAACTAGGAAACTAGCCGCAGGCTGTACTTGAGTACGGCAAGGCGACATTGACGCGGTTTGAAGAGATTTTCGAAGAGTATTAATCAAACTAAAAGGACCTAGCCCTATACAATACAGAACTAAATCCTTTGAATAAATAATTGATCTAAGTTTTAGAATCCCTACAGAAATTCCAGTTTTTCTCTATTTGATACCAGACATTAGTTTTTCAATACGCGGAACGTAGAAGAGTAAGATAATACTGAATACAATCGTAATTCCTCCAACAATTCCATAGTAAGCAACTTCAGTTTCGCTTGTATAAAATTTTACAATTTGAGCATTGATAGCTTGGGCAGCTGCATTACTCAAGAACCAGATAGACATCATTTGTGCTTGGAAGGATTTTGGTGCTAACTTAGTTGTGACTGATAGACCAATCGGCGAAATCAGCATTTCCCCTACAATCACAATAGCCCAACTCATAATCAACCAGAGAGGGCTGACCTTAACATCTGTCCCAAAGAGCATCCCTGGTAACATCATCCACAAGAAGGATAAACCTGCAGCAAATAAACCGTAAGCAAATTTCTTAGCAGAAGATGGTTGCTTTTTACCCATTTTCCCCCACAACCACGCAAAAATCGGCACATAAATCATAATGAAAAGGGGATTGATACTTTGGAAAAAGCTAGATGGAAAATGAATCTGATTCCCAAATACATTAAAGTAAAGTTGAGTTTGATCATCCGCAAATAGAGCGAGAACAACAGAACCCTGTTCCTCAATAGACCAGAAGAGTACTCCAGCGATAAATAGAGGAATGTAGGCAAATACTCGAGATCTCTCAGTGGCAGTTATTTTCTGACTAGATAAAATCTTAAAGAAATAGTAGATTGGAATAATTACCGCAATCACTGTAAAGATATTAACAATCATATCCACGTTAAACTGGTGAGTAAAGACTAAGCCTATAACCACGAGAATAACTATGACAAGTGTAATCAGCAAGCGTTTAATCAAGGTCTGCTGGTCCTTCTGTGAAAGTGGATCAGTAGGGTAAAGACTTGATTCAGGCAGGTATTTCTTCCCATCTAAAACATACTTCACCAGACCAAAGAACATCCCAACGGCAGCTAATGAGAAACCTAGATGGAAATTGACTTCCTGACCTAGATAACCCACTAGATAAGGGGCAACGAAGGCACCTAAGTTAATACCAAAGACAAAGATACTAAAACCTGCATCCCGTCTATCATCCTCTTTCTCATAAATTCCCCCAACCATATCTGAGATATTGGGTTTTAAAAATCCAGTACCAAAGATAATCAAGGCAATAGAAAGATAGAGAGCCACTTGTCCAAAAGGTGTTGCCAAAGCAATATGCCCTAGCATAATCAGAATCCCACCATAAAAGACAGTCTTACGGCTTCCTAAAATACGGTCACTGACAAAACCACCGATAACCGAGGACAAAAATACCAGCGAGCCATAAATCGCCATAACCGATGCAGCCGTGGTCTTATCCATTCCCAATCCACCATCTTGCACACTATAGTACATATAGTAAAGTAGGATAGCTCGCATCCCATAGTAAGAAAAGCGCTCCCACATCTCTGTGAAGAAGAGGGTGGACAAACCAATAGGATGTCCAAAAAATGTTTTCTGTTTTTCCATATATATTCTCCTTTAACGATATAATAATTCATTTTACAGAATTTTCAAATAAATGTCAAACAAATCCTGTTTG contains the following coding sequences:
- a CDS encoding DUF5960 family protein, producing the protein MTRKELYENKLQMDYFSDDYIRFEEDFQKYSAMNVPLTFLIDDILRTMAMNQKNHFVLNKENAKDGREHSFYFRVVTEKACPRNRTYTYSGVKNSSQ
- a CDS encoding DUF3278 domain-containing protein, with the protein product MKKEDFTTRLLRNFFHIQGPFDECRQEVIYKACARSMVQIFYSSFILFLFYILFGRFIEIVRNVMPYIYFGLIWFMSIKAQRAVQELHLEKDDKSEIILKTYSKAQIKFRSWIVFIGIQIGLFTLLIFHKVFVQQMSLSDFGKLLMQFDKSVPFLMYGLIIGSIFGTLTYGFLSLQEEKTPKHTKQKEKSKQ
- a CDS encoding Y-family DNA polymerase; its protein translation is MGYFDYSREPKSDIAFVDMKSFYASVECVKRGLHPLKTSLCVMSRADNSTGLILASSPMFKKIFGKSNVGRAYDLPFDIKTRKFSYYNARKQGLPTDSDYVRYIEDWAQVTLIVPPRMDEYIAVNMEIQRIFQNYGSPDDIYPYSIDEGFIDLTSSLNYFIPDKSLSRKNKLNLLSARIQRDIWRQTGIYSTVGMSNANPLLAKLALDNEAKHTPTMRANWSYQDVEEKVWSIPKMTDFWGIGRRMEKRLHALGIFSIKELATSNPDQLKKALGQAGLRLWFHANGIDESNVHKPYKAKSKGLGNSQILPRDYVKLRDIEIIFREMAEQVAIRLRRAGKKTTLVSIYIGFSKEEVRPSIHTQMKVEPTNNIAVLTNYVLKLFHSKYTSGAVRSVGVNYSGFVDESFGLISLFDDVDKLEKEERLQTAIDSIREQFGFTSLLKANALEEASRSLARSKLIGGHSAGGLDGLQ
- a CDS encoding XRE family transcriptional regulator, with product MYQPEKLKARRKELKLTQKEIAEQLGVSFQAYSAWERGIKEPSKEKVSQLENILKVAKGYFTQIEIVRLYHSLSKQGKEKVVLYARDLAQEEQVQKVIAIPERLYEYRVYERMSAGIGASVYDDQNFDTVYFNEELAHDFASWVSGDSMEPKYQNGSVALIRETGFDYDGAVYAVVCNNQTYIKRVYREENGLRLVSINPKYKDIFISYEEDPRIVGIIVGNFVPMEG
- a CDS encoding DUF3278 domain-containing protein; the encoded protein is MKKETFTEKLIKRTYGISGPLDEYKRREADRIGNQVFIVLFYLMIFGNLIPLLLAYKYPQEVALIYPPLILVIALIAAGYVTYQMKKTGITAIDPDLLSEKESKQLYYPGLKAGLFFGLWMFFITPLLSILIGEGQDYFHSLLTIRNGVSSILGSIFFGASIQFLISRRIAKAKKDQDED
- a CDS encoding glutathione peroxidase, translating into MTSLYDFSVLNQDNQTIPLDSYRGKVLLVVNTATGCGLTPQYQGLQELYDRYQDQGFEILDFPCNQFMGQAPGSAEEINTFCSLHYQTTFPRFAKIKVNGKEADPLYVWLKDQKSGPLGKRIEWNFAKFLIGRDGQVFERFSSKTDPKQIEEAIQKLL
- a CDS encoding peptide MFS transporter; this translates as MEKQKTFFGHPIGLSTLFFTEMWERFSYYGMRAILLYYMYYSVQDGGLGMDKTTAASVMAIYGSLVFLSSVIGGFVSDRILGSRKTVFYGGILIMLGHIALATPFGQVALYLSIALIIFGTGFLKPNISDMVGGIYEKEDDRRDAGFSIFVFGINLGAFVAPYLVGYLGQEVNFHLGFSLAAVGMFFGLVKYVLDGKKYLPESSLYPTDPLSQKDQQTLIKRLLITLVIVILVVIGLVFTHQFNVDMIVNIFTVIAVIIPIYYFFKILSSQKITATERSRVFAYIPLFIAGVLFWSIEEQGSVVLALFADDQTQLYFNVFGNQIHFPSSFFQSINPLFIMIYVPIFAWLWGKMGKKQPSSAKKFAYGLFAAGLSFLWMMLPGMLFGTDVKVSPLWLIMSWAIVIVGEMLISPIGLSVTTKLAPKSFQAQMMSIWFLSNAAAQAINAQIVKFYTSETEVAYYGIVGGITIVFSIILLFYVPRIEKLMSGIK